ACGACGACCCGCGCGTCGTTCATCGAACAGGCCCAGCAGGAGGGGCGGCTCTACATTCATCAGCCGTACGAGCTCTACTCGGAAGGGAATCACGAGGCCTGGCGCCGACTGTTCACGGGGATGGAGGATCGCTGGCGCGGCTACGCCAATCCACGCTTCCTCCAGGGGATCGACAGTCTGTGTCTGGACCCGGCCCGGGTCCCGCGCCTGGAAGACGTGAACCGATTTCTCAGCCCGCTCACCGGCTTCAAGGCGAAGCCGGTGAGCGGCTACGTTCCCTCGTTCCTGTTCTTCGACTGCCTCCGGAACCGCGAGTTCCCCACGACCATCACCATCCGCGACGGCGCCTCGCTCGACTACCTGCCGGAACCGGACATCTTTCACGACATCGCTGGGCACGTGCCGATGCACACGGATCGGGCGTTCGCCGACACGCTCGTGCGATTCGGCGACTGCGCCCATACCGCCGCGGAGATCGTGGCCGGCATCCGGGACGAGCAGGAGAAGATCCGGCGGGTCACCAGCATCTTCAAGGCGCTGGCACGGTTCTTCTGGTTCACCATCGAGTTCGGGCTGATGCGGAGCCCCACCGGCCTCAAGGCCTATGGCAGCGGGCTGCTCAGCTCCTATGGAGAGATCGCCCACGCCATCGACTCGCCGGAGGTGCAGCGGTATCCGGTGCAGCTGGAATGGGTGATCAATCAATGCTTCGAGATCGACCACTACCAGCCGCTCTTGTTCATCGTGGACTCGTTCGACCACCTCTCCGAGCTGGTCGGAGAGCTGGAGCAGTGGATGCGAGATGGCCGGCTGGACAACGTGGCGCCGGGAGAGCCGGCGGTGAGCGAGCCCGACCTGAGGAGCTTTCTGGAGGCGTCGTTGGGCAAGTGATTTCCGCTTGACACCGGGGTCGGGGCCGCTCACATTCAGCCCCAGCGTGAGCCGCAGCTCGCGGGCGTAATTCAGTGGTAGAATGCCAGCTTCCCAAGCTGGACGTCGCCGGTTCGAGTCCGGTCGCCCGCTCTGTCGACATTCTGAAGTTCCCAGGCACCTTCAGTCGCCGGAATCCAAATGGGTCCCGGCGATTTTTTCTTGGGACCCGGAGCTCGGGCACGAACCTTCGCCGATAGCGGGGAATTCGCTGACAGGCGCTTGACGCCCGCACACATGTGGTGTATATAACCATCTGGTTAGATAACCTTTTGGTAGGATATATGTCCGCCGACGCCCTCTCCCGCGCCTTCGCCGCCCTCGCCGATCCGACTCGGCGCGCCATCCTAGCGCGCCTGGCCAACGGGGAACGCACGGTCGGCGAGCTCGCCAAACCGTTCGCCATGAGCGGGCCCGCGGTCTCGAAACACCTCAAGGTGCTCGAGCGCGCCGGCCTCGTCTCGCGGGGACGCGACGCGCAGCGGAGACCCTGCCGGCTCCGCGCGGCGCCGATCAAGAGGGTGGCCGAGTGGGCGGATGACTATCGCCAGTTCTGGGACGCGAGTTACGAGCGTCTCGACGCCTACCTCAATCATCTGATGTCGGAGAAGCCGGACGATGACGCCGCCAAGTGAAGGCCCCAGCGCCGGCACGCGCAACCGGACGATCTTCTCCACGCCGAGCGATCGCGAGCTCGTGATCACTCGCACGTTCGATGCGCCTCGCTCGCTCGTGTGGGCGGCGTTCACCGATCCGAAGCATCTCCCGAACTGGCACACGGGGCCCGAAGGGTTCACGATGCCGGTCTGCGAGATCGATCTGCGACCGGGCGGAAGCTGGCATTACGTGTGGCGCAATCGGCAGGGGCGCGAGTTCGGCGCCGCCGGCACCTATCGCGAGGTCGATCCGCCGAAGCGCATCGTCTACGTGACCAGTGTCAACGGAGAAGAGCAGACGAGCACGACGAGGTTCACCGAGGAGAACGGACGCACTGTGGTGACCAGCTCGATGCTCTTCGCGAGCAAGGCATCGCGCGACCGCGGGCTCCCGTACGCCAAGATCGGCACCGAGAGCAACTACGCGCGTCTGGACGCGTATCTCGCGCACGACGAACACGATCTTGAGCACGACGAGAACAAGTAAGAAAACAGAGTCGGATGAAAATCAGGCTGACGAGCGTCTATGTTGACAACCTGGACAAAGCCCTGCGTTTTTACACCGAAGTGTTGGGCTTTGTGAAGAAGGCCGACTTTTCGCAAGGGCCGTTTCGCTGGCTGACGGTAGCCTCGCCAGAGGAGCCAAACGGCACCGAGCTGCAGCTGGCGCTGAACGACAATCCGGCAGCAGGGGCCTATCAGCGGGCGATGTTCGAGCAGGGCCAGCCCGCGGCCATGTTTTACACCGACGATGTCAGGGGCGACCACGAGCGCGTCAAAGCGCGTGGCGCCGAGTTCACGATGCCGCCGACCGAGGTGACCGCCTCGACCATCGCGCAGCTGAACGACACCTGCGGCAACCTCATTCAACTCGTTCAGCTGGCGCGCTGGTAAGGCGGGAATTCCAGGATGAGAACATGACGAAATCGCGCGCGAGCCAAGCCCAGTCGGCCTCGGAGCTCATCTCGAAAAGGATCGCTGAGCTTGGAGACTGGCGCGGGGAAACCCTCAGCAGAATGCGGAAGCTCATCAGGGAAGCGGACCCGGACGTCGTCGAGGAGTGGAAGTGGGTCAAACCAACCAAACCCGGCACGCCGGTTTGGTCGCACGACGGCATCATCTGCACCGGCGAATCCTACAAGAATGTCGTGAAGCTGACCTTCGCCAAGGGCGCGTCTCTCCAGGATCCGGCCCGTCTCTTCAACTCGAGTCTCGACGGAAACACACGTCGCGCGATCGACATCCATGAAGGAGAAGAGGTTGACGGGTCCGCCTTCAAGGCGCTCGTTCGCCAGGCCGTCGCCCTCAACAGTTCTGGCAAGTGACACCTTCGAAGAAAGTGACGTCCATCAAGCACAAGGACCCCTTGGTGGCCGCGAAGCCGACCCTGCTCGCAGGCGGCAACCCTCAGATCCCGAAGGCCGACGGCGACGCCCCGGTGCGGGCCTACATCGCGGCCATGCCGGGCTGGAAACGCAACGTCGGGCGCCGGCTCGACGCGCTCATCGTGCGTACCGTCCCCGACGTGCACAAGGCAGTCAGGTGGAACTCGCCGTTCTATGGCATCGAGGGCCAGGGCTGGTTCCTCAACTTTCATTGCTTCACGAAGTACGTCAAAGTGGCCTTCTTCCGCGGCACCTCACTGCGTCCTGTCCCTCCCGGCGAGTCCAAGCACAGGGAAGTGCGCTACCTCGACATCCACGAAGACGACCAGCTCGACGAGGAGCTCCTGGCGAGGTGGATTCGGCGGGCATCGGAGCTGCCCGGCTGGGTCCCGTAGCGCCGGCAGAATCCCTGCAAGCAGTCCGTTGCCTCAGCTGGCCATCCTCTCGGCCGACTCGGGGCGGCGCCCCCACGGTCGGTCGTGGTACGTAGACCAGCCCCCAGTCGCGGTCGATTCTCCGTCTGGCGATAATAGGGCCAGGGTAAGTTACCTACTGCGGGAAACTTACCTATGTGCTATGACATTGCCTCCCAGGAACTTAGACGAC
This is a stretch of genomic DNA from Gemmatimonadales bacterium. It encodes these proteins:
- a CDS encoding phenylalanine 4-monooxygenase, which encodes MAVLRAEETDGGGLTTTRASFIEQAQQEGRLYIHQPYELYSEGNHEAWRRLFTGMEDRWRGYANPRFLQGIDSLCLDPARVPRLEDVNRFLSPLTGFKAKPVSGYVPSFLFFDCLRNREFPTTITIRDGASLDYLPEPDIFHDIAGHVPMHTDRAFADTLVRFGDCAHTAAEIVAGIRDEQEKIRRVTSIFKALARFFWFTIEFGLMRSPTGLKAYGSGLLSSYGEIAHAIDSPEVQRYPVQLEWVINQCFEIDHYQPLLFIVDSFDHLSELVGELEQWMRDGRLDNVAPGEPAVSEPDLRSFLEASLGK
- a CDS encoding metalloregulator ArsR/SmtB family transcription factor — translated: MSADALSRAFAALADPTRRAILARLANGERTVGELAKPFAMSGPAVSKHLKVLERAGLVSRGRDAQRRPCRLRAAPIKRVAEWADDYRQFWDASYERLDAYLNHLMSEKPDDDAAK
- a CDS encoding SRPBCC domain-containing protein; amino-acid sequence: MTPPSEGPSAGTRNRTIFSTPSDRELVITRTFDAPRSLVWAAFTDPKHLPNWHTGPEGFTMPVCEIDLRPGGSWHYVWRNRQGREFGAAGTYREVDPPKRIVYVTSVNGEEQTSTTRFTEENGRTVVTSSMLFASKASRDRGLPYAKIGTESNYARLDAYLAHDEHDLEHDENK
- a CDS encoding VOC family protein; protein product: MKIRLTSVYVDNLDKALRFYTEVLGFVKKADFSQGPFRWLTVASPEEPNGTELQLALNDNPAAGAYQRAMFEQGQPAAMFYTDDVRGDHERVKARGAEFTMPPTEVTASTIAQLNDTCGNLIQLVQLARW
- a CDS encoding DUF1801 domain-containing protein — its product is MTKSRASQAQSASELISKRIAELGDWRGETLSRMRKLIREADPDVVEEWKWVKPTKPGTPVWSHDGIICTGESYKNVVKLTFAKGASLQDPARLFNSSLDGNTRRAIDIHEGEEVDGSAFKALVRQAVALNSSGK
- a CDS encoding DUF1801 domain-containing protein — translated: MTSIKHKDPLVAAKPTLLAGGNPQIPKADGDAPVRAYIAAMPGWKRNVGRRLDALIVRTVPDVHKAVRWNSPFYGIEGQGWFLNFHCFTKYVKVAFFRGTSLRPVPPGESKHREVRYLDIHEDDQLDEELLARWIRRASELPGWVP